DNA from Salvelinus namaycush isolate Seneca chromosome 14, SaNama_1.0, whole genome shotgun sequence:
ggatagtcgcattagaaggggtgggagatgaggaaatgttggacgggcaaggaggcatggctgagtcaaataggaatcctgacttaatgaagtggtgattaaagagctcagccatgtgcttcttgccagtaacaaccacatcatcaacattaagggacatgggcagctgtgaggaggagggtttattatCCAGGTCATTAATCGTTTTCCAGagcttcttggggttagacccacagagagagtactgctccttaaagtaactaactttggccttccagatagcctgagtgcacttatttctcatttgcctgaataatagccagtcagcctgagtatgcgtgtgcctttcgccaaatgcaattcttaaGGTGGAGTAACTcggcaagatcacggtcgaaccaggggctaaatctgtttttaattctcattttctttatgggggcgtgtttgttaacaataccactgaaaatttCAAAAAataaggtccaagcgtcttcgagcTGATTCTCTACCATTTTACATAGGCCAGTTGTTATCAGAAATGTTATTGATAATCATAGTATTGATTTGTCACTCCACTTACACCTGACCCATGtgcccatctctctccccatacAGGTTGATTTTGGGAATGATGATCACCTCTGCCTTCCTGTCCATGTGGCTCAGCAACACAGCAACAACGGCCATGATGCTTCCCATTGCTAACGCCATCCTGGAGAGCCTCTTTGGGGACCTGGCCACTCTGAAGGAGAACTGCAAGGtgaaagaggagacagagggtgagTTGCTGTGTAGGGTTTCTCCAACTGTCCCACACACATCTAGCGAAAAGATTAAGACCTATACAGTAGCTAAGCCAGGACAAATTTAGTCTATCAACACTGAAGGGTAGAATTAATGCTAATTGTTTGTAGTGCTTACCCAAGGGTGTCAAACTCAAACCAtggagggccaagtgtctgcTGATTtgagttttttcctttcaatttgtGTCCAGTTAAGACCTATACAAACAAGTGAGAGGAGTTCCTAACtgatcagtgaccttaattcatcaatcaaataagagggaggagcgaaaacccacagacactcgggcctctgtggaatgagtttgacacctgccttacacagacaaacagactatACTTTAATTTTCTATAGCTAAGAATGATGCTTCCACATTAAAACTGTAATATGTAACTCAGGGTGTGAACTATCATATTGCCTTCAGAGCACAACATGTCAAGTTATTCAATATTCAAATGGTAATTTATTGATTATAGTAGCCACCTTTCAAGTCATTTATTAAATATGACAGCGGTCTACAGACAAGCTAGTTAGAAAACTGGAACTCACAGGCTTTGATTACATATAAATTGTTAATATCTCTGTTATAGCTTGTCTCATTCATACTATAGCTATGTATACTGTAGCATCAAACTAGTTGGTTTATGGGAAACATATTGATTCTCCTTAGAGGCAGTTACACTTAGATAACCCCCTAAATCTCCTTCAAATTGGTATTCAATATGGAATTATTATGTCTAAGCCTGTCCTTAAAAATATTTAGTCATTTGTCACTGCACAGTGAACAATGGAGAGAATAACTCTAACAACCTGTTAACTTCAACATCCATCAGGTCAATCACAAGTAAAGCTGCATTCACTACCCTCTGAAAAACAGATCTTGTCTATAGATGGGTAAGAAAGGAAGCATAAACAAACAATTTTAGCTCTCATGTTGGATTCATGGTTATCATGTAGCTATTTACTAGCATTGTTACAATCTGTTTGGTTACATTTCCCTATATTATATCTTAAGAACTGATGGGATGGTGCGGTCAAATGGGAGGACTGCACAGGAGATCAGGACAGAGTCAGAATACCAGATGAAGGTGTGGAAAGGCTTCCTGATCTGTATCCCATACGCTGCCAGTATCGGAGGGACTGCCACCCTGACAGGCACGGCGCCAAACCTCATCCTCATTGGACAACTTAAGAGGTACCCAAGTTGAGGACTTGACtgatctctctttctcctactgTATCTGTACATACCCTCTCATAGACCTCACAGGCCCATCAGATAGAGCAATAAAGGTATGTAAAGGAGAAAAAGTATCCCTGAGAAGGTCTATGAAAGGGTTTTAACCATTATGAAAAAAGATgagtactgttctgtttcagacTTCAGAAGTCCCTCTGAAAgccccagtgcagtcaaaaatttGATTTTCCTGTgctttatatatacactgagtataccaaacatcaATTTGTCGGGCGTAGACTACAAGGTgttaaaagcgttccacagggatgctgacccatgttgactctaatgcttcccacggttgtgtcaagttggctggatgtcgtttgggtggtggaccattcttgatacatgcgggaaactgttgagtgtgaaaaattcagcagcgttgcagttttagtataagagctgtttgaaaagactgtcGGAAATTTCAGCcggttttggtgggatggagttttggcctgcctggtggcATCACCAAATTAgtcaatagaccaataagaaagagttctaaacctctctgccaataacagctagttttcagtttccccctccccactcagacagtcctagctaaattctttcCTGAGAAATTGCTCTTGCTAAGAGGCAAGAGCAATATGATATTGAGGACCTTTAAAGGCATATGACACCAACCTGACAACCTGAGTTAGGATTTTACTGGCAAATAGCTGTGTTTGAAGAACATGTTACATTTTAGACCATAAAATACTACTTTTTTCATGTTTGCTGTACCGTTTTTGACAGTTGCTTATTTGTGTCCTAGTTACTTCCCAGAGTGCGACTTGATAAATTTTGGCTCTTGGTTTGCATTCGCCTTTCCTCTCATGGTGCTCTTCCTCATCTTGGCATGGCTGTGGATTTCTTTCCTCTACGGGGGCTTGAATACGCGGTATggtgctcaaatcaaatcaaagttccTCAAAAGTGTGTAATATAAAAACGTGACCATAGATGATTATATATGCAGTCTGTGTTGGAGTTCTAAGATTTTTGCCTGTACACTTTTTAAAATAATATGAAGTAATACATTTTCCTACCTGTCAGATACATTCACACTATTTTAATACTATTTGTTGTGTTCAGGTTATGTGTGAAGAAACAGGACGAAAGAGCACAAGCAGAGAAAAAAGCAGAGGCTGTTATTGATGAAGACTACAGAAAACTAGGCCCCATAAAGTAAGGGACTCTAGCCTTATCTCTAGACTAAATCACAGGCAACATGCTCTAATCTTAAATCATGCCCTATACCAGGGTTGGCCAATTCTGGTTCAGGAGGGCCACATTGTTCGCATGCTTTAGATTGTTTATTTTATTCAGTTGGATGGAACAAAATCCTGCTACAACCCTCCAGGACTAAGGATTCCTCAATGACGGGGATTCCTCAATGACAACAATTTCCATCTTCCATTTTAGTTTTGCAGAAGGATCCATCGCATTCTTTTTCATTTTGTTTGCCGTTCTCCTGTTCACAAGAGATCCCAAATTTGTAACTGGATGGTCCACATTTTTCAACAAAGGGTAAGACAGATAAGCTTGCTACAAGCTAACAAGGCACTACCCGTTACCTCGGAAATGTCTGTATAATTCACTGGAGGCATGAGGAAACCAGCTGCATCATGACTTCCTCTTCTCTGATTCTCTTTCTACTGTAGGTATGTGTCAGATGCGACCACTGGAGTGATCATTGTGTCAATCCTATTTTTCTTCCCTTCCCAGAAGccctctcttagctggtggtttGATTCTAGAGGTCAGTACTTGAAAGGACATGTCCCAAATAATAAGAAATATTTTGGAATATGTAGATGGGAAATACCACTGCCTCTAGTCATATCACCTTTCTGTACTGATATAGAGGACACATTGGATGTTTTCGAATCAAAAGATTAGATGGAGCAGCTGTATGCATATACTGTAGATCAAGGGTTTTAAACTCacattatttaagcaataaggcccaaagattgtggtatatggccaattatcctcagctaagggctgtttttaagcacgacgcaacactgagtgcctggatacagaccttagccgtggtatattggccatataacacaaacccgaggtgccttattgctattataaactggttaccaacgtaattagagcagtaaaaatcaatattttgtcatacccatggtatacggtctgatttaccacggctgtcagccaatcagcattcagggcttgaaccacccagtttataatattaattataccatggcattgttgaatacttccCTATAACGCATGGTATAtttgcacggtagaattcaatggctatagttcattcttCCATGTTCTAtatttgagctgcttttgaaaacaaaagtcgaattgaaaacattattggcattgttgaattcgattttcataatgGCAAGCTAGAATTCATGGTTTGGTTAGCCTAACTAGCGAgcctgtttggttaccacggcaacTACTAATGCACTtactagctacttcagtggatgttgaacacatttctaccagcaaatgaacacatttctttaaattatagccatggtataaaagggataatcaactatgcattctctggaaaataatgaaaCTCCTTGGAAGGTCATTTCCACTCTGCTAGCACGTTGTTGAACACACCTTCTGCatcgttcattattttccatagaatgcAGAGGCCtttgttgattatcccttacatcaTGCCTCACCAGAAATAAATTACAGTACAGATGtcgtatcttaatttgatcacgctGTTGTTAcaggaattttcctgcacagcgtAGAATACACtacacttgtagtgtattcaaggtttaaaaaggcttttaaAGTTTGGAATTTCTACTTTAAAATTTCAAACTtaatttgccctaatgaaaaatgtatcaacctctacaaaaaatgacaattaattataatccatataataactcacatttcctgttgctgaagGATTATTCtactgctgtagcaaactggctccaattaagatcctacatctgtatcatTGACTACTATCAAAGTAGAatattctttctttctttcattagTCCATTTCTGAAGTGCAAAACTTGCATTGGCTCTGTTGTTAGGTACTGTAAATCACCTGAGGAATGTTAATGACGTAGATTAGTCTGAGCAGCATTCTGTTGTGAGGTAAGACTGTAGCCCCTTTGTTTGTGTGATTATTATTCATCTCTCAAAGTGTGTCGCCACACTTTGGTTTGCTCTGTTTACTCTGCTCTACAGCTGAAGttagaagtttacaaacaccttagccaaatacatttcaactcagtttttcacaattcctgacatttaatcctagtaaaaattccctgtcttaggtcagttaggatcaccactttattttaagaatgtgaaatgtcagaataatagtagagtgatttatttcagcttttatttatttcatcacattcccagtgggtcagacgtttatatacactcaattagtatttggtagcattgcctttaaattgtttaacttgggtcaaacgtttcaggtagccttccacaagcttcccacaataagttggcccattcctcctgacagagctggtgtaactgcgtcagatttgtaggcctccttgctcgcacacgctttttcagtactacccacacattttctatgggattgaaaCATTTCTGGCCCAGCGGTACCGGAGAGAAAAACAAAACACCAGCCATGGCCATATTTTGACCCTTAACCCTTAttttaacctctaacccctacctTCCGCCTTTTCTTTATTACTCCTTTTCAAGGCCCCTTGCAGGTTAGATATTCTGATATTTCGGTGGTTGACCTGGATTTGGCTGGTGGGCCGAGGTTGATTGTATACCTTGTCATGTTTTCCTCAGCATCAAATACTCCATATGTTCCTCTCCTATCATGGAAGAAAGCACAGGAATGTGTCCCATGGAATATCATTTTGTTGCTGGGTGGAGGCTTTGCCATGGCCAAGGGATGTGAGGTAAAATCATAGAATTTACATATAGAATCAATATGCCCTATGGGTAAAACCTGTTGATGTTTAATGATGCACAAAGATATGAAATCCCTTTAACTCACATTCAAATATCTATTGTGTGGTGATTTATATACTTTTTACCTATTTCTGCTACTACTGAGATGGGGGCTGTCTGTTGATGCTCTGTCCCTGTTGTATAATATAGGAGTCAGGACTGGCGGCGTGGATAGGAGCCTACCTCCAGCCTATTGCCCAGGTCCCCCCTGCTGTGGCCGTCATGTTCATCACAGCTTTCCTGGCCTGTTTCACAGAGTTTGCCAGCAACACCGCCACCATTATCATATTCCTGCCCGTCATCGCTGAACTGGTGAGCTGTCATCTATGACATGACCACAACATTCAACATTTAGTTAGATGTTTCCATTATTGAGATTGACGTACCCTGTGGGTATGAAAAGGACAGGCCTACTGTAGTAGGTAATCATTTTGAAGGAAGACATGTATTTTGTGTGTAGTATTTGAATATCCCTTGTTATCTACCAAAAAGCCTTGAACTACATTGGATGACTAATTCATGGATTAGTATTCCCCATGGGAAAATATGATGGGGAAATAGGTGCTCTCTACTCTAATCTCCCACAGCAATTTACCTTTTTAGTGTTTGCCATGGGGTTAACAGATCTGTCAGCGTAGCACCATGGCTGTTGGGTCTATTTGTATGTCTGTTGGACATTAACTACAGTTATCAGTAACCAGTTGTCTTTGGCTGGGAGTGACAATGTCCTGCAGTATCGTTCAATCGTATCATCCAGTATCACCATGACAAGTGCGCCATACTTACTTATCTTCAGTGAAATTCCCAAGCCAAATAAATTACGACTAACAATTTGGAATATCGTTCCCAGTTATTGAATTAGAGATggattcactcactcactccttaCTAACGTGTGTGCTCCTTGTGTTTGTCTGAAGAAAAGTGTTTAAAAGTGTTATTAGTTTTGCATTAATACAATTTTGTCAAAAGAATAGCAACAAATGTGTTTGTCTCCTCTTGACAGGCTATGTTTGTCAAGGTGAACCCTCTTTACTTTATGATACCTGCGACAACAGGATGTTCATTTGCCTTCATGTTGCCAGTCTCCACCCCTCCCAACTCCATTGCCTTTGCATCTGGCCATCTTTTGGTGAAGGACATGGTAAGATCCTTATGCCGATATACTGTATGACCATATGTCAGACTGTTCCTAAACTTAAAGGTACTGTATTCTAGCATATACATCTGTTTGGTTTCTCTATTTACAGGTGAAAACAGGCTTTGTGATGAACATTTTGGGCATTTTATCGGTTTCTCTGGCCATGAACACTTGGGGTCGTGCCATGTTCAGTTTGGAGACTTATCCAGACTGGGCTCGTCCAGTCAACATGTCCAGTACTGTCACAGATATACAGTTCCCCTCCGACTCACCTTTCAACCTTACTAGTTTACCGTAGATCTGAAGCTTATCCAGTAtaattattatactgtattatatagtAAATACTGGATCATAATTTCTGAATATGTACAAAGTCAATAACTATAGACTTGGGGAGAATTAGCTGTTACTTTAAGTAATTTAGCTTATGGTATGATGGCTATACCATGTTTCTAAGGTAATGTCCTTTCTCGATCAGTCTACTGTATATGAGTTTTGATTTTTTAAcggtttatattttgttcaggcTCTCATTGTGATCTACTTACTCTGTCATGTAGATTATACCAATTTCTATCAGCTCATTTTCTTGTTTGTCACAAACCCCTGCTCTCCCCAGATGTGTCCTGTGTTTTGCCTTGATTTGTTTTAGGTCCCTATGACATGTTTCCATTGGAAGATAATTTGTTTGGGCAGGGCGGGGGGCGACAGAATAGACAGTGGTTGGTCTGTCTGTTGTTGCGTTCTCTTCCACAGTTATACAACAAGTCATGTCGGGCATAGTTTTTGTCCAGACACCTGTGATGTCTTGTCTCATCTCTCGCTATGCTTGCTGAAATGAATTGCATCTTAGTGACCTCTGATGGTCATTGTGCCACATTGCACTGATCACTGTGTGCATCTCATACTGTACCTCACTGTAACATTCCCTGGATAGTGTTTGTGATGGTAATCCTTATTGATTAGGGTGTTAGCAGTCTGCTTGATGATTATAAACCCAATCCATTTCATGACAGTGAACTCTCATCCTCCAAGTCCTCCACCTACTGGTAAATGACACTTGAACTCAATCCTCCATTGACCTTTAGCTGTGTAAACTGTGACTGTCTTGACACATAACAGGAGTTTGTGAATTATTCATAAAACATACTTACCTAGGCCATGGGGGTCACTGGCTGCATGTGTTTTAACATATTTTTGTAAGTTACACACAGAAGGTCATTTTTACTTTTCATTGTGTCTTTTAAAACCATAAATCATGATTTTCTGATCttattttatttgaaataatCATTAGAAATGTGGTGTGTGGAAATCGAAATAACTATTTTCTACCATAGATTTTATTTAGTGTAATACGTTTAGCTTTATCAATGCACATTTTGTAGATTTGTTATTTTCTTAATACTTCTCGTTACCAAATAAAACTGAATGGCAAATGAGTTAGTGTCTTTTTTCGTCAATCCATGGAATTTATATATTTAGCTGATGTCAGTGAGCAGGCACCAACAGACATGCAACACAGTAATGTATATAACAGAAGAACTTGAAACCATGGGTTAATATTCAGAAGGGGGCCAAGCCTCTATAGTCATTTTTAATCATTGACCCAAGTGACACAGCATAATATGTAGTAAGGAGAATAGACAGTGCAATCAAGTCTTATTTAACAGCCGTGTGTCTGACAGCACCAAACAAGATACTCAACAAGCCAAATGAGGCGAACAACATTTGAAAGAAGGTTATATTGAAATGTGGTTTGAACACAATTTTTACATATGTGTCTTAAACCAAGCAGACATACAGTATTTTGCCTCCTATTTCTCTAAAGAATGGTGCAGGGCTGTAAATTCCTTATAATGTCTGTTTGGTGTTGTAAAGTGTCTGCAATCTCAAGGTTTGGCACATGGTTAACTCTGCAGAACCCGAAGGTAGTTAGTTACTCAGTGTGAGAGAGGGGTCATTGGGGTAGGCCCCAGTAAACAAGACAAACTACAACAGAACACAAGAAACGCAGCAGCACAGAACACACATTAAATAGAAGAACTTACTACGA
Protein-coding regions in this window:
- the LOC120058888 gene encoding solute carrier family 13 member 3-like; amino-acid sequence: MEMETISTLAKKLWCVKKQLILVLTPLILLPLLFGLPEKEGKCLYVVLLMAVFWCTEALPLAVTAMLPVCLFPTMGILPSKKVCPQYFLDTNFLFLSGLVMASAIEEWGLHRRIALKVLKIVGVKPAWLILGMMITSAFLSMWLSNTATTAMMLPIANAILESLFGDLATLKENCKVKEETEGQSQVKLHSLPSEKQILSIDGTDGMVRSNGRTAQEIRTESEYQMKVWKGFLICIPYAASIGGTATLTGTAPNLILIGQLKSYFPECDLINFGSWFAFAFPLMVLFLILAWLWISFLYGGLNTRLCVKKQDERAQAEKKAEAVIDEDYRKLGPINFAEGSIAFFFILFAVLLFTRDPKFVTGWSTFFNKGYVSDATTGVIIVSILFFFPSQKPSLSWWFDSRASNTPYVPLLSWKKAQECVPWNIILLLGGGFAMAKGCEESGLAAWIGAYLQPIAQVPPAVAVMFITAFLACFTEFASNTATIIIFLPVIAELAMFVKVNPLYFMIPATTGCSFAFMLPVSTPPNSIAFASGHLLVKDMVKTGFVMNILGILSVSLAMNTWGRAMFSLETYPDWARPVNMSSTVTDIQFPSDSPFNLTSLP